One segment of Anatilimnocola aggregata DNA contains the following:
- a CDS encoding helix-turn-helix domain-containing protein — translation MSDGSTPAAPQHLTLQEFIAISRLSSSTIHRLKDAGKIPFIQPAGKGGKLLFPINAIELMATPQLDRPSAPAAASGGDGGRLSGPRPKWTQAPKQG, via the coding sequence ATGTCCGACGGCTCAACGCCAGCGGCACCGCAACACCTCACGCTGCAAGAGTTTATCGCAATCTCGCGGCTATCGTCGTCGACGATCCACCGGCTGAAAGATGCCGGCAAAATCCCTTTTATCCAGCCCGCTGGCAAAGGGGGCAAACTTCTTTTCCCTATCAATGCCATCGAGCTGATGGCCACTCCCCAACTGGACCGGCCAAGCGCTCCCGCTGCCGCCAGTGGTGGCGACGGGGGGCGCTTGTCCGGTCCGCGACCGAAGTGGACCCAGGCTCCCAAACAAGGATAA
- a CDS encoding IS110 family RNA-guided transposase encodes MWHIGIDLHRQSVVVGAVQDSGEVRPVRRFACSEVESIVSFFTELRPFRAVIEATGTYRWLYSVLSPLGTVLLAHPLRLRAMLQRRSKTDRLDAMLLANLLRINQIPLAHIPDESYQRLRDLTRHRSRLVHAQVEGKNLLRWLLARHNVTAPYKYPFGPRGLYWFSRLDLGGADNQVRDELLERHAHYERQLKLIDARLETMRDEFPECQALLELHGIGTFTALVLIAEWGDVTRFRTAKQAAAYTGLTARVEQSGTHCHHGHITKQGSPWMRWVLIEAAMKIVGHDVALANFYTRIRKRASAKIARVAVARKLAEICWKRLRRWQADHQAAAKEVAMPV; translated from the coding sequence ATGTGGCACATCGGTATTGATCTGCATCGGCAGAGCGTTGTCGTTGGGGCGGTCCAGGATTCGGGCGAGGTGCGACCGGTCAGACGTTTTGCCTGTTCCGAAGTGGAGAGCATCGTCAGCTTTTTCACAGAACTGCGCCCTTTCCGAGCCGTAATCGAAGCGACCGGAACCTATCGCTGGCTTTACTCCGTCCTATCGCCACTGGGAACTGTCCTGTTAGCGCACCCGCTGCGGTTGCGGGCCATGTTGCAGCGGCGCAGCAAGACGGACCGCTTGGATGCGATGCTGCTCGCGAACCTATTGCGGATCAACCAGATCCCGCTGGCTCACATTCCTGACGAGTCGTACCAACGGTTGCGCGACCTGACCCGGCATCGAAGTCGCCTCGTGCATGCGCAGGTCGAAGGCAAGAATCTCTTGCGCTGGCTGCTGGCGCGTCATAACGTCACAGCCCCTTACAAGTATCCTTTCGGGCCACGGGGCTTGTACTGGTTTAGTCGGCTTGATCTCGGCGGAGCGGACAACCAGGTGCGTGACGAATTGCTGGAGCGGCATGCGCACTACGAACGCCAACTCAAACTGATTGACGCCAGGCTGGAGACGATGCGCGATGAGTTTCCCGAATGCCAGGCCCTCTTGGAGTTGCACGGCATCGGCACCTTCACCGCGCTGGTGCTAATCGCCGAATGGGGCGACGTCACGCGTTTTCGCACGGCCAAGCAGGCTGCGGCGTACACGGGTTTGACGGCCCGGGTCGAACAATCAGGAACTCATTGCCATCACGGTCACATTACCAAGCAAGGCTCGCCCTGGATGCGTTGGGTGTTGATCGAGGCCGCCATGAAGATCGTGGGGCACGACGTGGCGCTGGCGAACTTCTATACCCGGATTCGGAAACGCGCGAGCGCCAAGATCGCTCGGGTGGCAGTCGCCCGCAAACTGGCAGAGATCTGCTGGAAGCGATTGCGGCGTTGGCAAGCCGACCACCAGGCAGCTGCGAAGGAGGTGGCCATGCCTGTATGA
- a CDS encoding tyrosine-type recombinase/integrase, with the protein MGKKPEKQAASISCKHFTWRLFRRDGVFYADGRTNKHQLGKHSLGTRDREEALTRLKQLDQQQAVEHGLISAAALDGCAAPTIADGWRQYLDEIDSNHVMGGATPETIKRYGAVRDKHVEDCRKHGIETWAEFNEAALRAYGKRLSQKWADRTVYLELTLLKSINNWLINHKLLPALAKLILPLKKPQGTDTYCYSSLEVTAMVEHCRADRKLVWFANLLTGLAHTGMRISELAGLRWTDVNFEAGMIRVADERSSRFKRQAGSARTTKGRRSRTIPIHPELRTLLVGLARKPDGFVFHAALGGRVLARNVLEQFIKHVIEPLQTKFPTPQGEIGFEHGRLHSFRHYFCSQCFLGGASEGEIKEWLGHADSKMVEHYRHLRGEDAQRKMNQIRFLDRAESRTGS; encoded by the coding sequence ATGGGCAAGAAACCCGAAAAACAAGCAGCTTCGATCTCATGCAAGCACTTCACTTGGCGGCTCTTTCGCCGGGACGGTGTCTTCTACGCCGATGGTAGAACCAACAAGCACCAACTTGGCAAACACTCCCTCGGAACACGTGATCGAGAAGAGGCCCTGACGCGACTGAAGCAGTTAGATCAACAACAAGCGGTTGAACATGGACTGATCTCTGCGGCTGCGCTCGACGGCTGCGCCGCACCGACGATTGCTGACGGTTGGCGCCAGTATCTCGACGAGATCGACAGCAATCACGTCATGGGCGGGGCGACGCCGGAAACGATCAAGCGCTACGGCGCAGTGCGCGATAAGCATGTTGAAGATTGCCGGAAGCACGGGATTGAAACCTGGGCGGAATTCAATGAGGCAGCGCTGCGGGCGTACGGCAAACGACTGTCTCAGAAGTGGGCAGATCGAACAGTTTATCTGGAACTAACCCTCCTGAAGTCGATCAACAACTGGCTGATCAACCACAAGCTTCTGCCGGCGTTGGCCAAACTGATCCTCCCGCTCAAGAAGCCACAAGGCACGGATACGTACTGCTATAGCTCGCTGGAAGTAACGGCGATGGTTGAACATTGTCGCGCAGATCGCAAGTTGGTCTGGTTTGCCAACCTGCTGACCGGCCTGGCACACACGGGAATGCGGATCAGCGAACTAGCCGGGCTACGCTGGACAGACGTTAACTTTGAAGCGGGGATGATACGCGTCGCTGATGAGCGGTCCAGCCGCTTCAAGCGCCAAGCAGGCTCTGCTCGCACGACGAAGGGTCGGCGTTCAAGAACGATTCCAATCCACCCCGAACTCCGCACCCTGCTGGTCGGTCTAGCTCGAAAGCCTGATGGATTTGTCTTCCATGCTGCGCTCGGCGGCCGGGTGCTCGCTCGCAACGTCTTGGAGCAGTTCATCAAGCACGTCATCGAACCATTGCAAACCAAGTTCCCGACACCGCAGGGAGAGATTGGCTTTGAGCATGGCAGGCTGCATAGCTTCCGCCATTATTTTTGCAGTCAGTGCTTCCTAGGCGGCGCGTCGGAAGGTGAGATCAAAGAATGGCTGGGGCACGCGGACTCGAAGATGGTCGAGCACTACCGTCACCTGCGTGGTGAGGATGCCCAGCGAAAGATGAACCAAATTCGGTTTTTGGACCGGGCCGAAAGTCGGACCGGTAGTTAG
- a CDS encoding type I restriction-modification system subunit M — MITGEIRSKIDAIWNAFWAGGISNPLEVIEQITYLLFMRRLDDLHTLEENKANRLKKPIERRVFPEGKDSRRCPYDDLRWSRFKHKSPSEMYTIVGEHVFPFLRTLGGDNSTYAHHMKDARFTIPTPALLAKVVDLLDGVPMEDRDTKGDLYEYMLGKIASAGQNGQFRTPRHIIQLMVELTAPTAKDVICDPACGTAGFLVAAGEYLRTNQPEILRDAKLKQHFHQRMFHGFDFDNTMLRIGSMNMLLHGVENPDITYRDSLAQDHAGEEEKYTLVLANPPFAGSLDYENTAKDLQQIVKTKKTELLFLALFLRLLKPGGRAAVIVPDGVLFGSSNAHKSLRQMLVEEQKLDAVISLPGGVFKPYAGVSTAILLFTKTNSGGTDHVWFYDVEADGQSLDDKRTELLPTEKLGAVPAVALTKEEHSKNNLPDILARWSKRDKAERKNPRTSQSFCVPKADIAAQGYDLSLNRYKEVVHEEVAHRSPAEILKTLGELEKEIQQGMKELAGMVR, encoded by the coding sequence ATGATTACTGGCGAAATCAGAAGCAAGATCGATGCGATTTGGAATGCGTTCTGGGCGGGCGGCATCTCGAATCCGCTCGAAGTCATCGAGCAGATCACCTATTTGCTGTTCATGCGGCGGCTCGATGATCTGCATACCCTGGAAGAGAACAAGGCCAACCGGCTGAAGAAGCCGATAGAGAGGCGGGTCTTTCCGGAAGGGAAGGACAGCCGGCGTTGCCCCTACGACGACCTGCGCTGGTCGCGGTTTAAGCACAAGTCGCCGAGCGAGATGTATACCATCGTCGGTGAGCATGTCTTTCCGTTTCTCCGCACGCTCGGGGGTGATAACTCAACGTATGCCCATCACATGAAGGACGCTCGCTTCACCATCCCCACGCCAGCGCTCCTCGCTAAGGTGGTCGATCTGCTCGATGGCGTGCCGATGGAAGATCGCGATACCAAGGGTGACCTGTACGAATACATGCTGGGGAAGATCGCCTCCGCCGGCCAGAACGGGCAGTTCCGTACGCCACGACACATCATTCAGCTGATGGTCGAGCTCACCGCTCCGACGGCCAAGGATGTGATTTGCGATCCGGCCTGCGGCACCGCGGGCTTTCTGGTCGCTGCGGGCGAGTATCTCCGCACGAACCAGCCGGAAATTCTCCGCGATGCGAAGCTCAAGCAGCATTTTCATCAGCGGATGTTTCACGGATTCGATTTCGACAACACCATGCTCCGCATCGGCAGCATGAACATGCTGCTGCACGGCGTCGAAAATCCGGACATCACCTATCGCGACTCGCTCGCCCAGGATCACGCGGGAGAAGAGGAGAAGTACACGCTGGTCCTCGCCAATCCGCCGTTCGCGGGCTCGCTCGATTACGAGAACACGGCCAAGGATCTGCAGCAGATCGTCAAGACGAAGAAGACGGAGCTGTTGTTCCTCGCCCTCTTCCTCAGGCTGCTGAAACCAGGCGGCCGGGCGGCCGTCATTGTGCCAGATGGCGTGTTGTTTGGCTCGTCGAACGCGCACAAGAGCCTGCGACAGATGCTGGTCGAAGAACAGAAACTCGACGCCGTCATCTCGCTCCCCGGCGGCGTATTCAAACCCTACGCGGGCGTTTCGACGGCCATCCTCCTCTTCACCAAAACCAACTCCGGCGGCACCGACCACGTCTGGTTCTACGACGTGGAAGCGGACGGCCAATCGCTGGACGACAAACGGACGGAACTCCTGCCAACGGAAAAACTCGGTGCCGTCCCCGCGGTCGCACTGACCAAAGAAGAGCACAGCAAGAACAATCTCCCTGACATCCTCGCCCGCTGGTCGAAGCGCGACAAAGCCGAACGCAAGAACCCCCGCACGTCGCAAAGCTTCTGCGTCCCCAAGGCCGACATCGCCGCGCAAGGTTATGACCTCTCACTGAACCGCTACAAGGAAGTTGTGCACGAAGAAGTCGCCCATCGGTCGCCGGCCGAGATTTTGAAGACGCTCGGCGAATTAGAGAAGGAGATTCAGCAGGGGATGAAGGAATTGGCAGGGATGGTCAGATGA
- a CDS encoding DEAD/DEAH box helicase family protein, whose amino-acid sequence MSLFAFLQAEWPDVHEAAARGASAVHSDPRTACFYARRALELAVHWMFKHDSTLRLPYQDNLSALIHEPTFKAAAGDAVFNKARVITQLGNRAVHNSRSIPETDALVALRELFHVAYWLAHTYARGAKPAPGLTFDPAALPKPAATPRQNLEQLQKLQASLEERDEKLATILADKNALDEELKRLRAEVTAAKQAAATQPDTHDYSESETRDYFIDLLLKEAGWPLDQARDREFPVTGMPNQQGKGFVDYVLWGDDGKPLALVEAKRTRRDSRVGQQQAKLYADCLEQQCGQRPVIFYSNGYEHWTWDDANYPPRQVQGFYKKPELELLIQRRSSRKQLTQAEINPAIVERYYQTRGIRRIAEAFEQDHDRKALVVMATGAGKTRTVIALADLLMRCNWAKRVLFLADRTALVNQAVGAFKKFFPDSSPVNLVTEKDTEGRVFVSTYPTMMGLIDDTRDGQRRFGVGHFDLLIIDEAHRSVFQKYRAIFDYFDSLLVGLTATPKDEVDHNTYTLFDLENGVPTDAYSLEEAVKDKFLVPAKAVSVPLKFQRAGISYDELSDEEKDQWDALEWDEEEGAVPNRVEAEAVNKWLFNIDTVDKVLAHLMTRGLTVAGGDRLGKTILFAKNQAHAEFIAERFNANYPQYKGEFARVITFKTEYAQSLIDNFSIKDKMPHIAISVDMLDTGIDVPEVVNLVFFKLVRSKTKFWQMVGRGTRLCPDLFGPGLDKQFFYLFDYCQNLEFFSQNPDTTDGLAGMSLGKRLFLSRLELIQVLDSKAPVNPGVELDKEIGAPPGEPRTEVGLRQLTSHLLQREVAAMNLDNFVVRAHRRAVEKYVRPEAWTSLPGDAIGELTQEVAGLPSELDTEAEEAKRFDLLILNLQLAILRAEPAFARLRDQVMAIAGLLEEKSSIPMVNAQMPLIQDLQTDNWWQDVTTPMLEVVRRRLRDLVKLIEKSQRKPIYTNFEDEMGAETGVELPGFTSGSSFEKFRAKAQAFLRAHQQHVTIHKLRMNKALSQTDLDELERMLAASGIGRAEDLDRAKSESQGLGLFVRSLVGLDREAAKEALAKFLGGKTLSANQIEFVNLIVNHLTEHGVMDASLLYESPFTDVTPQGPDGIFSSVQLDELLAVLEQVRATAVAA is encoded by the coding sequence ATGAGCCTCTTCGCCTTCCTGCAAGCCGAGTGGCCCGATGTTCATGAGGCTGCTGCCCGCGGCGCTTCAGCCGTTCACTCCGATCCGCGGACGGCCTGTTTCTATGCTCGTCGAGCACTGGAACTCGCCGTGCACTGGATGTTCAAGCACGACAGCACGCTGCGCCTGCCCTACCAAGACAACCTGAGCGCGCTGATCCACGAGCCAACATTCAAGGCGGCTGCTGGCGACGCGGTGTTCAACAAAGCCCGCGTCATCACCCAACTGGGCAATCGCGCGGTCCATAACAGCCGATCAATTCCCGAGACCGATGCGCTCGTCGCCTTGCGCGAACTGTTTCACGTTGCCTACTGGCTCGCCCACACCTACGCCCGCGGTGCCAAGCCCGCGCCCGGTCTCACCTTCGATCCCGCCGCCCTGCCCAAGCCGGCCGCCACCCCGCGGCAAAACCTGGAGCAGTTGCAAAAGCTACAGGCCAGCCTGGAGGAACGGGACGAAAAACTGGCGACGATCCTCGCCGACAAAAATGCCCTCGACGAGGAACTGAAGCGCCTGCGGGCCGAAGTGACTGCCGCGAAACAGGCAGCGGCCACCCAACCCGACACGCATGACTACTCCGAGTCGGAAACCCGCGATTACTTCATCGACCTGCTGCTGAAGGAGGCCGGTTGGCCCCTCGACCAGGCCCGCGACCGCGAATTTCCGGTCACCGGCATGCCCAATCAGCAAGGGAAAGGGTTTGTCGACTACGTGTTGTGGGGCGACGACGGCAAACCCCTGGCGCTCGTCGAAGCCAAACGGACCCGCCGCGATTCCCGCGTCGGCCAGCAACAGGCCAAGCTCTACGCCGATTGCCTGGAGCAGCAATGCGGTCAGCGGCCGGTGATTTTTTATTCGAACGGCTACGAGCATTGGACGTGGGACGATGCGAATTATCCGCCTCGTCAGGTTCAGGGTTTCTATAAGAAGCCCGAGTTGGAATTGCTGATTCAACGCCGCAGCAGCCGGAAGCAACTGACCCAGGCCGAGATCAATCCGGCGATTGTCGAGCGGTATTACCAGACCCGCGGCATCCGGCGGATTGCCGAAGCCTTTGAACAAGACCACGACCGGAAAGCCCTTGTTGTGATGGCGACCGGCGCTGGTAAGACTCGTACAGTCATCGCGTTGGCTGACCTGCTGATGCGCTGCAACTGGGCCAAGCGAGTGCTTTTCTTGGCAGACCGCACCGCGCTCGTGAATCAAGCCGTTGGTGCGTTCAAAAAATTCTTTCCCGATTCATCGCCGGTCAACCTCGTCACTGAAAAGGATACCGAAGGCCGCGTCTTTGTTTCGACCTATCCCACGATGATGGGCCTGATCGACGACACCCGCGATGGCCAGCGGCGGTTCGGCGTGGGACACTTCGACCTGCTGATCATCGACGAAGCACATCGCAGCGTCTTTCAAAAATATCGGGCCATCTTCGATTACTTCGATTCGCTCCTCGTCGGCCTGACGGCGACACCGAAAGATGAAGTCGATCACAACACGTATACGTTGTTCGACCTGGAGAACGGTGTCCCCACCGATGCCTATTCGCTAGAAGAAGCAGTGAAGGACAAGTTTCTGGTGCCTGCGAAAGCCGTCTCGGTGCCGCTCAAGTTCCAGCGGGCGGGGATCTCGTACGACGAGCTTTCCGACGAGGAAAAGGACCAGTGGGATGCGCTGGAGTGGGACGAAGAAGAGGGTGCCGTTCCCAACCGCGTTGAAGCGGAAGCTGTGAACAAGTGGCTGTTCAACATCGACACGGTCGATAAGGTGCTGGCCCACCTGATGACCCGCGGCCTGACCGTGGCGGGCGGCGACCGGTTGGGGAAGACGATCTTGTTCGCCAAAAATCAGGCACATGCCGAGTTCATTGCGGAACGGTTCAACGCCAACTATCCGCAGTACAAGGGCGAGTTTGCCCGCGTCATTACGTTCAAGACGGAATATGCCCAGAGCTTGATTGATAACTTCTCGATCAAGGACAAAATGCCGCACATTGCGATCTCGGTCGACATGCTCGACACGGGCATCGATGTGCCCGAAGTGGTGAACCTGGTGTTTTTCAAGTTAGTGCGGTCCAAGACGAAGTTCTGGCAAATGGTTGGCCGCGGCACGCGTTTGTGTCCAGATTTATTCGGACCAGGGCTGGACAAGCAGTTTTTCTATTTGTTCGACTATTGCCAAAACCTGGAATTCTTCAGCCAGAACCCCGACACGACCGATGGCTTGGCGGGGATGTCATTGGGCAAGCGGTTGTTCCTGTCGCGACTGGAGTTGATCCAGGTTCTAGATTCAAAGGCACCAGTGAATCCGGGCGTCGAGTTGGATAAGGAAATTGGCGCGCCACCGGGCGAACCTCGCACGGAGGTGGGACTGCGTCAGTTGACGAGTCATCTATTGCAGCGAGAAGTTGCGGCGATGAATCTTGATAACTTTGTCGTTCGCGCCCACCGTCGTGCCGTGGAAAAGTACGTCAGGCCAGAAGCGTGGACGTCTCTGCCTGGAGATGCGATCGGAGAACTCACTCAGGAAGTGGCGGGGTTGCCCTCGGAACTCGATACAGAGGCTGAGGAGGCCAAGCGGTTCGACTTACTGATCTTGAATCTTCAGTTGGCGATTTTGCGAGCCGAGCCAGCCTTCGCTCGCCTGCGGGATCAGGTCATGGCGATCGCCGGCTTATTAGAAGAGAAGTCGTCCATCCCGATGGTCAATGCGCAGATGCCACTTATTCAGGACCTGCAGACCGACAATTGGTGGCAAGACGTCACGACGCCAATGCTGGAAGTAGTGCGCCGCCGGCTACGCGACCTGGTCAAGCTGATCGAGAAGAGCCAGCGGAAACCGATCTACACGAATTTTGAGGACGAAATGGGCGCGGAAACCGGCGTGGAGTTGCCGGGGTTCACGAGCGGATCTAGCTTCGAGAAGTTCAGGGCGAAAGCGCAAGCGTTTTTGCGAGCGCACCAACAACACGTGACGATTCACAAGCTGCGGATGAACAAAGCCCTTTCCCAGACTGATCTGGATGAGTTGGAACGGATGTTGGCAGCGAGTGGAATCGGCAGGGCCGAGGATCTGGATCGCGCCAAGTCGGAGTCGCAGGGGCTGGGTTTGTTCGTGCGCTCGTTAGTTGGTCTGGATCGCGAAGCTGCCAAGGAGGCGCTCGCCAAGTTCCTGGGAGGCAAGACCCTCAGTGCCAACCAGATCGAGTTCGTCAACCTGATCGTGAACCACCTGACCGAGCACGGCGTGATGGACGCCTCGCTGCTCTACGAGTCTCCATTTACCGACGTGACACCCCAGGGGCCCGATGGGATCTTTAGCTCTGTTCAGCTCGACGAACTGCTTGCGGTGCTGGAACAGGTTCGGGCCACGGCGGTCGCGGCGTGA
- a CDS encoding restriction endonuclease subunit S — translation MKVTSRWPKALLGEVVEETQYGTSLKANEQCAGVPVLRMNNITYSGALDLTDIKHVELPAKDIEQYSVRRGDLLFNRTNSQELVGKMGVWNRDESFAFAGYLVRLRLKIDRADPSFVAAWFNTTEMKTLLRTRAKPSINMSNINATEVLKFPIVLPPLAEQRRIAEVLDRAEALRAKRRAALAQLDSLTQSLFLDLFGDLQRSSVYTESKLSDCAEVVSGVAKGRKLNGRQTVDVPYLRVANVQAGFLNLSEIKTIEALPAELAELALKPGDVVLTEGGDHDKLGRGAMWNGEVDGCIHQNHVFRVRPNNTLLLPRYFHEYLQAPRARAYFLSCAKKTTNLASINMTQLRALSVPLPPLELQQEFARRVTAVERLKATQRASLTELDALFASLQHRAFRGEL, via the coding sequence ATGAAAGTAACTTCCCGTTGGCCTAAAGCCTTGCTTGGCGAGGTGGTCGAGGAGACGCAATATGGCACGTCGCTCAAAGCTAACGAGCAGTGCGCTGGTGTTCCCGTTTTACGGATGAACAACATTACTTATAGCGGCGCACTGGATCTCACCGACATCAAGCATGTCGAACTGCCCGCCAAAGACATTGAGCAATATTCCGTCCGCCGAGGTGACCTGTTATTCAATCGCACGAACAGCCAGGAACTAGTCGGCAAAATGGGCGTTTGGAATCGAGATGAGAGCTTTGCGTTTGCCGGTTATCTCGTTCGCTTACGCCTCAAGATAGATCGGGCCGATCCTTCGTTTGTCGCAGCCTGGTTCAATACGACTGAGATGAAGACACTGCTTCGCACACGGGCGAAGCCTTCGATCAATATGTCGAACATCAACGCTACGGAGGTGCTCAAGTTTCCGATAGTCCTGCCGCCGCTGGCGGAGCAGCGGCGGATTGCGGAGGTGCTGGATCGGGCGGAGGCCTTGCGAGCCAAACGCCGCGCCGCCCTCGCCCAACTCGACTCCCTCACCCAATCCCTCTTCCTCGACCTCTTCGGCGATTTGCAGCGATCCAGTGTTTACACTGAGAGTAAACTAAGTGATTGTGCGGAGGTTGTTTCAGGTGTGGCAAAAGGGCGAAAGCTCAACGGAAGGCAAACAGTTGATGTTCCATATCTCCGTGTAGCCAACGTCCAAGCTGGCTTTCTCAATCTATCGGAAATCAAGACGATTGAAGCGCTTCCGGCGGAACTCGCTGAACTTGCCCTAAAACCAGGCGACGTCGTTCTAACGGAGGGTGGAGATCACGATAAGCTCGGACGAGGCGCAATGTGGAACGGCGAAGTCGATGGGTGTATTCACCAGAATCACGTGTTTCGCGTCCGCCCGAATAATACACTTCTCTTGCCACGCTATTTTCATGAGTACCTTCAGGCGCCAAGAGCACGTGCATACTTTCTCAGCTGCGCGAAAAAGACTACCAATCTTGCGAGCATCAACATGACGCAGTTGCGGGCATTGAGTGTTCCGCTTCCTCCGCTCGAACTCCAGCAAGAATTCGCCCGCCGCGTCACGGCCGTCGAACGGCTCAAGGCCACGCAGCGGGCCTCGCTGACGGAGCTGGACGCCCTGTTCGCCTCCCTCCAACACCGCGCCTTCCGCGGCGAGTTATAG